The following are from one region of the Camelus dromedarius isolate mCamDro1 chromosome 16, mCamDro1.pat, whole genome shotgun sequence genome:
- the TMC8 gene encoding transmembrane channel-like protein 8 isoform X4, with protein sequence MLRQWSVQGEQAPGEPEPEHAGEELWEQEMKRLHSSQEPVRVLPYAMVDKRFIRQLREPEGVKTSCWQQWRRRQETAGRRLGEAAQRLARGCGLWEGALYEIGGLFGTGIQSYFTFLRFLLLLNLLTLLLTTSLVLLPLVWLHPPDPGPALNFTALQCPGDLQSQTGVPKFHNQLWNILTGRAFNNTYLFYGAYRARPESSLAYSVRLAYLLSPLACLLLCFCGVLQRMVKGLPQKLFLGQDYRSPLSAKVFSSWDFCIQGQDAATIKKHEISNEFKVELEEGRHFLLVRQQTRAQRAYRLLTYVRVNVLIGLLVAGAISAIFWATKYSQDNKEESLFLLLQYLPPGVIALVNFLGPLLFVFLVQLENYPPNMEVNLTLIWCVVLKLASLGMFSFSLGQTVLCVGRNRTSCESYGYNACDYQCWENSVGEELYKLSIFNFLLTVAVTFLVSLPRRLLVERFSGRFWAWLDREEFLVPKNVLDIVEGQTVTWMGLFYCPLLPLLNSVFIFLTFYMKKYTLLRNSRASLRRFRASSSTFFFQLVLILGLLLATVPLGYVVSSIRSSWDCGLFTNYSAPWQVVPELVALRLLPPGQRILHYLGSQAFSFPLLVLLSLVLTVCVSQSQANARAIRGLRKQLVWLP encoded by the exons ATGCTGCGGCAGTGGTCGGTGCAGGGGGAGCAGGCCCCCGGGGAGCCAGAACCTGAGCATGCGGGTGAGGAGCTGTGGGAGCAGGAGATGAAGCGACTGCACTCCTCCCAGGAGCCCGTGCGGGTGTTGCCCTACGCCATGGTGGACAAGCGCTTCATCCG GCAGCTGCGGGAGCCCGAGGGGGTGAAGACCTCATGCTGGCAGCAGTGGCGCCGCAGGCAGGAGACTGCAGGACGGCGCCTAGGGGAGGCAGCACAGCGGCTGGCCCGGGGCTGTGGGCTCTGGGAGGGGGCTCTCTATGAGATTGGGG GCCTCTTCGGCACCGGAATTCAGTCCTACTTCACCTTCCTTcgcttcctgctgctgctgaacCTGCTGACCCTGCTTCTGACCACAAGCCTCGTCCTGCTGCCTCTGGTCTGGCTCCACCCCCCTGACCCAGGACCTGCCCTGAACTTCA CAGCCCTCCAGTGTCCTGGTGACCTCCAGTCCCAGACTGGTGTTCCCAAGTTCCACAATCAACTCTGGAATATTTTAACTGGCAGG GCCTTCAACAACACCTATCTCTTCTATGGCGCGTACCGAGCGCGGCCTGAGAGCAGCTTGGCGTACAGCGTCCGCCTGGCCTACCTCCTGAGCCCACTGGCCTGCCTGCTCCTCTGCTTCTGTGGGGTTCTGCAGCG gatGGTGAAGGGGCTGCCACAGAAGCTGTTCCTTGGTCAGGACTACAGGTCGCCTCTCAGTGCCAAGGTCTTCTCCTCCTGGGACTTCTGTATCCAGGGGCAGGACGCAGCCACCATCAAGAAACACGAGATCAGCAACGAGTTCAAG gtggagctggaggaggggcggCACTTCCTGCTGGTGCGGCAGCAGACCCGGGCCCAGAGGGCCTACCGCCTGCTCACCTACGTGCGGGTCAATGTCCTCATCGGGCTTCTGGTGGCTGGAGCCATCAGCGCCATCTTCTGGGCCACCAAGTACTCGCAGGACAACAAGGAG GAGTCCCTGTTTCTGCTGCTTCAGTACCTGCCCCCTGGGGTCATCGCCCTGGTCAACTTTCTGGGTcccttgctgtttgttttcctggTCCAGCTAGAGAACTACCCTCCCAACATGGAGGTCAACCTCACCCTCATCTG GTGCGTGGTCCTGAAGCTGGCCAGCCTGGGAATGTTCTCCTTCTCACTGGGCCAGACCGTGCTGTGCGTCGGCAGAAACAGGACCAGCTGTGAGTCCTACGGCTACAACGCCTGTGACTACCAG TGCTGGGAGAACTCAGTGGGAGAGGAGCTGTACAAACTCAGCATCTTCAACTTCCTCCTCACGGTGGCCGTCACCTTCCTTGTCAGCCTGCCTAGGAG gctgctGGTGGAGCGGTTCTCAGGCCGGTTCTGGGCCTGGCTGGACCGGGAGGAGTTCCTAGTACCCAAGAACGTGCTGGACATTGTGGAGGGGCAGACGGTCACCTGGATGGGCCTCTTCTActgccccctgctgcccctgctcaACAGCGTCTTCATCTTCCTCACCTTCTACATGAAGAAG TACACGCTGCTGAGGAACTCCAGGGCGTCCCTTCGGCGATTCCGAGCCTCCAGCTCCACCTTCTTCTTCCAACTGGTGCTCATCCTGGGCCTGCTCCTGGCCACCGTGCCCCTGGGCTATGTGGTCAGCAG catccGCTCCTCCTGGGACTGCGGCCTCTTCACCAACTACTCGGCCCCCTGGCAGGTGGTCCCAGAGCTGGTGGCCCTCCGGCTCCTGCCCCCGGGCCAGCGCATCCTTCACTACCTCGGCTCCCAAGCCTTCAGCTTCCCCCTCCTCGTACTGCTCAG
- the TMC8 gene encoding transmembrane channel-like protein 8 isoform X3, whose protein sequence is MLRQWSVQGEQAPGEPEPEHAGEELWEQEMKRLHSSQEPVRVLPYAMVDKRFIRQLREPEGVKTSCWQQWRRRQETAGRRLGEAAQRLARGCGLWEGALYEIGGLFGTGIQSYFTFLRFLLLLNLLTLLLTTSLVLLPLVWLHPPDPGPALNFTALQCPGDLQSQTGVPKFHNQLWNILTGRAFNNTYLFYGAYRARPESSLAYSVRLAYLLSPLACLLLCFCGVLQRMVKGLPQKLFLGQDYRSPLSAKVFSSWDFCIQGQDAATIKKHEISNEFKVELEEGRHFLLVRQQTRAQRAYRLLTYVRVNVLIGLLVAGAISAIFWATKYSQDNKEESLFLLLQYLPPGVIALVNFLGPLLFVFLVQLENYPPNMEVNLTLIWCVVLKLASLGMFSFSLGQTVLCVGRNRTSCESYGYNACDYQCWENSVGEELYKLSIFNFLLTVAVTFLVSLPRRLLVERFSGRFWAWLDREEFLVPKNVLDIVEGQTVTWMGLFYCPLLPLLNSVFIFLTFYMKKYTLLRNSRASLRRFRASSSTFFFQLVLILGLLLATVPLGYVVSSIRSSWDCGLFTNYSAPWQVVPELVALRLLPPGQRILHYLGSQAFSFPLLVLLSLVLTVCVSQSQANARAIRGLRKQLVWTAETHRG, encoded by the exons ATGCTGCGGCAGTGGTCGGTGCAGGGGGAGCAGGCCCCCGGGGAGCCAGAACCTGAGCATGCGGGTGAGGAGCTGTGGGAGCAGGAGATGAAGCGACTGCACTCCTCCCAGGAGCCCGTGCGGGTGTTGCCCTACGCCATGGTGGACAAGCGCTTCATCCG GCAGCTGCGGGAGCCCGAGGGGGTGAAGACCTCATGCTGGCAGCAGTGGCGCCGCAGGCAGGAGACTGCAGGACGGCGCCTAGGGGAGGCAGCACAGCGGCTGGCCCGGGGCTGTGGGCTCTGGGAGGGGGCTCTCTATGAGATTGGGG GCCTCTTCGGCACCGGAATTCAGTCCTACTTCACCTTCCTTcgcttcctgctgctgctgaacCTGCTGACCCTGCTTCTGACCACAAGCCTCGTCCTGCTGCCTCTGGTCTGGCTCCACCCCCCTGACCCAGGACCTGCCCTGAACTTCA CAGCCCTCCAGTGTCCTGGTGACCTCCAGTCCCAGACTGGTGTTCCCAAGTTCCACAATCAACTCTGGAATATTTTAACTGGCAGG GCCTTCAACAACACCTATCTCTTCTATGGCGCGTACCGAGCGCGGCCTGAGAGCAGCTTGGCGTACAGCGTCCGCCTGGCCTACCTCCTGAGCCCACTGGCCTGCCTGCTCCTCTGCTTCTGTGGGGTTCTGCAGCG gatGGTGAAGGGGCTGCCACAGAAGCTGTTCCTTGGTCAGGACTACAGGTCGCCTCTCAGTGCCAAGGTCTTCTCCTCCTGGGACTTCTGTATCCAGGGGCAGGACGCAGCCACCATCAAGAAACACGAGATCAGCAACGAGTTCAAG gtggagctggaggaggggcggCACTTCCTGCTGGTGCGGCAGCAGACCCGGGCCCAGAGGGCCTACCGCCTGCTCACCTACGTGCGGGTCAATGTCCTCATCGGGCTTCTGGTGGCTGGAGCCATCAGCGCCATCTTCTGGGCCACCAAGTACTCGCAGGACAACAAGGAG GAGTCCCTGTTTCTGCTGCTTCAGTACCTGCCCCCTGGGGTCATCGCCCTGGTCAACTTTCTGGGTcccttgctgtttgttttcctggTCCAGCTAGAGAACTACCCTCCCAACATGGAGGTCAACCTCACCCTCATCTG GTGCGTGGTCCTGAAGCTGGCCAGCCTGGGAATGTTCTCCTTCTCACTGGGCCAGACCGTGCTGTGCGTCGGCAGAAACAGGACCAGCTGTGAGTCCTACGGCTACAACGCCTGTGACTACCAG TGCTGGGAGAACTCAGTGGGAGAGGAGCTGTACAAACTCAGCATCTTCAACTTCCTCCTCACGGTGGCCGTCACCTTCCTTGTCAGCCTGCCTAGGAG gctgctGGTGGAGCGGTTCTCAGGCCGGTTCTGGGCCTGGCTGGACCGGGAGGAGTTCCTAGTACCCAAGAACGTGCTGGACATTGTGGAGGGGCAGACGGTCACCTGGATGGGCCTCTTCTActgccccctgctgcccctgctcaACAGCGTCTTCATCTTCCTCACCTTCTACATGAAGAAG TACACGCTGCTGAGGAACTCCAGGGCGTCCCTTCGGCGATTCCGAGCCTCCAGCTCCACCTTCTTCTTCCAACTGGTGCTCATCCTGGGCCTGCTCCTGGCCACCGTGCCCCTGGGCTATGTGGTCAGCAG catccGCTCCTCCTGGGACTGCGGCCTCTTCACCAACTACTCGGCCCCCTGGCAGGTGGTCCCAGAGCTGGTGGCCCTCCGGCTCCTGCCCCCGGGCCAGCGCATCCTTCACTACCTCGGCTCCCAAGCCTTCAGCTTCCCCCTCCTCGTACTGCTCAG